GGGATGATGGCGTTCACCCGGCTGCCGTCCGGGAGCCGGGCGTCCACCATGGGCACCGCCTCGTCTACCCGCCTGCCCAGCGGCCCCACGATACGCTCGATCACGCCCAGCAAGTGGGCGTCGTCGCGGAACTTGAGCTCGGTCCGGTGCAGCCGTCCGCCCTTCTCCACCCACACCTCCCCGGGGCCGTTCACCATGATCTCGGTAATCTCGGGGTCCTCAACCAGCGGCTGGATGGGCCCGTAGCCGAAGATGTCCGAGAGGACCTCGTTGGCCAGGTTCACGCTGGCCACCCGCCCCAGGCGCGCGGCCTCCTCCCGCACCAGGCGCTCCACCACCTTCTCCAGCCGCGCCCGCACCTCGGGCTTCTTCGCGTCGTGAAGCACCTCCGGCGGCACCTCGGCCATCAGCCGGGTGCGCACCCTGACCACTACCTCGTCCACGTAACCCGGGTCCTCAGGCGGCGCGGACAGGCCGCCTTTGCCGCCCGGGGACGGGGCCAGCCCCAGCTTCCTGCGCACGTAGTCCTCCGCCACACCGGGTCACCTCCGGCCGAAGAGGCGCCCGAGCCACCCGCGCCGCGCCGGCGCCTGCGCCGCCGGTGCCACCTGGCCGGCCAGCACGCGCACCTCGTGGGAAAACGGGCTCTCCGGCCGCGCCAGCACGGCGATCTCGCCCTGGTTCTGCAGGGCGCGCACGGCCGGGTCCTCGGGAATCCGCGCCGACACGGGGAAGGGCACCCACTCCGCCACCCGCCGCAGGGAGATGTCCGGCCGACGGGCAACCATGTTGAGCACCACCGAGCACTTGCCGGGGTCTTCCGCGAGCTTCAGCACGAAGGGTTCCGCTTCGTTGAGCAGCCGCAGGGACACCGTGTCCACCGTGCTCACGAGCAGCACCCGGTCGGACATCTCCATCGCCACGGCCGCCAGGTCGGTGAGCTGGATGCCGCAGTCTATCACCACCACATCGAACCGCCGCTTGAGCCACTCCAGCACCAGCTTGGCCCCGTCGGCATCGCCCAGGTCTTCGCCCATGAGCCGCCGCGGACCGGGCAGCGCGTACAGCCCGCAGGGGTGCCGCGCCACCTGCACGCCGTCAAGAGGCACGAACCCGGAAACCAGCTCAGAGAGGGTCGCGCATCCCTCCTTGAGCTGCAGCGCAACCATGA
This is a stretch of genomic DNA from Bacillota bacterium. It encodes these proteins:
- a CDS encoding ATPase, T2SS/T4P/T4SS family, with the protein product MAEDYVRRKLGLAPSPGGKGGLSAPPEDPGYVDEVVVRVRTRLMAEVPPEVLHDAKKPEVRARLEKVVERLVREEAARLGRVASVNLANEVLSDIFGYGPIQPLVEDPEITEIMVNGPGEVWVEKGGRLHRTELKFRDDAHLLGVIERIVGPLGRRVDEAVPMVDARLPDGSRVNAIIP